The Halomonas sp. KG2 genome contains a region encoding:
- a CDS encoding RNA pyrophosphohydrolase: MIDADGFRPNVGIIIANSQGQLLWARRVGQNAWQFPQGGIKANETPHQALFRELFEEIGLTADDVDIVACTRGWLRYRLPRRMIRTHSRPVCIGQKQKWFLLKIRCQENRICMTATPKPEFDGWRWVSYWYPLGQVVPFKREVYRRALRELSPRVQRLAQQDHDG; the protein is encoded by the coding sequence GTGATCGACGCTGACGGCTTTCGCCCCAATGTTGGCATCATTATTGCCAATAGCCAGGGGCAGCTGCTTTGGGCGCGTCGTGTAGGGCAAAATGCGTGGCAGTTTCCCCAGGGAGGCATCAAGGCAAACGAAACACCACATCAAGCGCTTTTTCGTGAGCTTTTTGAGGAGATCGGTCTAACCGCCGACGATGTCGATATTGTCGCCTGTACCCGGGGATGGCTGCGCTACCGTCTGCCACGACGCATGATTCGCACCCACTCGCGGCCGGTTTGTATCGGCCAGAAGCAGAAGTGGTTTTTACTCAAGATTCGCTGCCAAGAAAATCGAATCTGTATGACGGCAACGCCTAAACCCGAGTTCGATGGTTGGCGGTGGGTAAGTTACTGGTATCCACTGGGGCAAGTGGTGCCGTTCAAACGAGAGGTGTATCGGCGCGCGCTACGGGAGCTTTCTCCTCGCGTTCAGCGCTTGGCGCAACAAGATCACGATGGATAA
- a CDS encoding HAD-IB family hydrolase, with amino-acid sequence MSLAIFDLDNTLISIDSDHAWGEFLLEQGAVDPVAYREANERFMADYNAGTLDMAAFLEMALKPLAENTPEQLAAWHQQFMVSKIEPNILPKAEELLARHRTKGDTLLIITATNRFITAPIASRLGVDDLIAVDPEIVDGRYTGRVTGTPSYREGKVTRLKQWLEGQEFTMDGAWFYSDSHNDLPLLEQVEHPVAVDPDDTLRKVAEERQWRIMSLRD; translated from the coding sequence GTGAGTCTGGCCATTTTCGATTTGGATAATACGCTGATATCCATCGACAGCGATCATGCCTGGGGCGAGTTTTTGCTCGAACAGGGGGCCGTTGACCCAGTTGCCTACCGCGAGGCCAATGAGCGCTTTATGGCGGACTACAATGCGGGCACGTTAGACATGGCGGCATTTTTGGAAATGGCATTGAAGCCACTGGCTGAAAATACGCCGGAACAGTTAGCCGCTTGGCATCAGCAATTTATGGTCAGCAAAATCGAACCGAATATTTTACCTAAAGCCGAAGAGTTGCTGGCTCGGCACCGCACGAAAGGCGATACGTTGCTGATCATTACCGCCACTAATCGCTTTATTACCGCCCCCATCGCCAGTCGTTTGGGCGTGGACGACTTGATTGCAGTTGACCCAGAAATAGTAGACGGCCGCTACACCGGACGAGTGACGGGTACTCCCAGCTACCGCGAAGGCAAAGTGACTCGCTTAAAGCAATGGCTTGAGGGCCAAGAGTTCACCATGGACGGCGCATGGTTTTACAGCGATTCACACAACGACCTTCCCTTGCTTGAACAGGTAGAACACCCGGTGGCCGTCGACCCCGATGACACCCTGCGCAAGGTGGCCGAAGAACGCCAATGGCGCATTATGAGCCTGCGAGATTGA